A window of the Corythoichthys intestinalis isolate RoL2023-P3 chromosome 6, ASM3026506v1, whole genome shotgun sequence genome harbors these coding sequences:
- the LOC130917329 gene encoding phospholipid scramblase 1-like isoform X2: MTCPGNTGPPVYYIGNQTGRNAVYPMENVAVVTPPCTLQPAVMQTSLPGPALCFPPGLDCLSQFNQFLVHQRVQLDEIIIGWEMNNAYTVTTTQGQQVFATIEENDLFTAQACGPNRPFTIRLHDNLGREIITLTRPMRCTMCCFPFCLQELEVQSPHGHPIGYVEQNWHPLLPKFTILNETRMPQLKIVGPSCDCNCMSDTTFEVTSLDESAVIGQISKQWSDFIQESFTDADNFVVSFPMELDVKTKAVILGACFLIDFMFYENKPRRN; this comes from the coding sequence ATGACGTGTCCAGGAAACACAGGTCCACCAGTGTATTACATCGGAAACCAGACTGGTCGCAATGCAGTCTATCCAATGGAGAATGTAGCAGTAGTGACTCCACCATGCACACTGCAACCTGCTGTCATGCAGACATCCTTACCTGGCCCAGCTTTATGTTTCCCACCTGGTCTGGATTGCCTGAGTCAGTTCAACCAGTTCCTAGTGCATCAGAGGGTCCAGCTGGATGAGATTATTATTGGTTGGGAGATGAACAATGCTTACACAGTAACGACTACCCAAGGGCAGCAGGTGTTTGCGACGATTGAGGAAAATGACCTTTTCACCGCGCAGGCTTGCGGCCCCAATCGGCCTTTCACCATTCGCCTCCATGACAATTTGGGGCGAGAAATTATAACCTTGACGCGCCCGATGAGGTGCACTATGTGCTGCTTCCCCTTCTGCCTACAGGAGCTGGAGGTGCAGAGCCCTCATGGACATCCAATAGGCTACGTGGAACAGAATTGGCACCCTCTTTTGCCCAAATTTACTATCCTTAATGAGACAAGAATGCCTCAGCTGAAGATCGTGGGGCCATCCTGTGACTGTAACTGTATGTCTGACACAACCTTCGAGGTAACCTCTTTGGACGAGTCTGCCGTCATTGGACAAATAAGTAAACAATGGAGTGATTTCATACAAGAAAGTTTTACAGATGCAGATAACTTTGTGGtttcatttccaatggaattggaTGTTAAGACAAAGGCTGTGATACTTGGAGCCTGCTTCCTCATAGATTTCATGTTTTATGAGAATAAACCCCGAAGGAATTAA
- the LOC130917329 gene encoding phospholipid scramblase 2-like isoform X1, which translates to MKHNYVIFPMSSQTKKVHKPMPGRQDVLPSLPQKSNYEERWTGLMTCPGNTGPPVYYIGNQTGRNAVYPMENVAVVTPPCTLQPAVMQTSLPGPALCFPPGLDCLSQFNQFLVHQRVQLDEIIIGWEMNNAYTVTTTQGQQVFATIEENDLFTAQACGPNRPFTIRLHDNLGREIITLTRPMRCTMCCFPFCLQELEVQSPHGHPIGYVEQNWHPLLPKFTILNETRMPQLKIVGPSCDCNCMSDTTFEVTSLDESAVIGQISKQWSDFIQESFTDADNFVVSFPMELDVKTKAVILGACFLIDFMFYENKPRRN; encoded by the exons ATGAAACACAATTATGTCATTTTTCCAATGTCATCGCAAACCAAAAAGGTCCACAAGCCAATGCCA GGTCGTCAAGATGTTTTGCCCTccctcccacaaaagtcaaactatgAAGAGAG GTGGACCGGGCTGATGACGTGTCCAGGAAACACAGGTCCACCAGTGTATTACATCGGAAACCAGACTGGTCGCAATGCAGTCTATCCAATGGAGAATGTAGCAGTAGTGACTCCACCATGCACACTGCAACCTGCTGTCATGCAGACATCCTTACCTGGCCCAGCTTTATGTTTCCCACCTGGTCTGGATTGCCTGAGTCAGTTCAACCAGTTCCTAGTGCATCAGAGGGTCCAGCTGGATGAGATTATTATTGGTTGGGAGATGAACAATGCTTACACAGTAACGACTACCCAAGGGCAGCAGGTGTTTGCGACGATTGAGGAAAATGACCTTTTCACCGCGCAGGCTTGCGGCCCCAATCGGCCTTTCACCATTCGCCTCCATGACAATTTGGGGCGAGAAATTATAACCTTGACGCGCCCGATGAGGTGCACTATGTGCTGCTTCCCCTTCTGCCTACAGGAGCTGGAGGTGCAGAGCCCTCATGGACATCCAATAGGCTACGTGGAACAGAATTGGCACCCTCTTTTGCCCAAATTTACTATCCTTAATGAGACAAGAATGCCTCAGCTGAAGATCGTGGGGCCATCCTGTGACTGTAACTGTATGTCTGACACAACCTTCGAGGTAACCTCTTTGGACGAGTCTGCCGTCATTGGACAAATAAGTAAACAATGGAGTGATTTCATACAAGAAAGTTTTACAGATGCAGATAACTTTGTGGtttcatttccaatggaattggaTGTTAAGACAAAGGCTGTGATACTTGGAGCCTGCTTCCTCATAGATTTCATGTTTTATGAGAATAAACCCCGAAGGAATTAA